The following nucleotide sequence is from Paeniglutamicibacter kerguelensis.
CACGGAAGATCCGGTCATCGAGCGGGCCCGCGAACGCGGACGCGAACTCGGGGTCGAGTCGGTGAGCCCCGCCACGGCCAACCTCTTGACGGTGCTGGCAGCCACCTCCAAGGCGCGCAACGTGGTGGAGATCGGTTCGGGCGTGGGCGTCTCAGGAACCAGCCTGCTCCGCGGCCTTGGCGCACACACCGCACTGACCACCATCGACATCGATGTCGACCACTTGGCCGCGGCGCGCGAGGCCTTCCACGAGTCGGGGTTCGATTCTTCCCGCTTCCGCGCCATCGCCGGCCGGGCGGAGGCCGTGCTGCCACGCCTGACCGACGCCGCTTACGACATGGTGTTCATCGATGCCGACAAGGCCCACATGTCCGAGTACGCCACCCAGGCGATCCGCCTGGTCAAGGTCGGCGGGATGATCCTGATGCACGACGCCTTCGACCACCACCGCGTGGCCAAGCCGGCAATCCGCCAGCCCAGCACCGTCGCCACCCGCAATGCCATCCGGTTGCTGCGGAGCGACGAGCGATTCACCACCACGCTGATCCCCTCAGGCTTGGGGCTGTTGGTCGCGGCGCGAACCATGTAGCCCGGTCCCGGTGCGCCGCGATGCAGTGCACCGGGGGGCGGATCGGCACCCATGCAAATGGGAGCCGATCCGTGCGGATCGACCCCCATGTACACAATTTCCGAACCGAAGATTACTCGGTGACGCCCACCAGGCAGTCACGCAAGGCAGCGGCCTCGTCGGCATTGAGTTCAACAACCAGTCGCCCGCCACCGTCGATCGGTACGCGCATGATCAGGCTACGGCCTTCCTTGGTGACCTCCATCGGACCATCCCCGGTACGTGGTTTCATCGCAGCCATTAGCGCTGTCCCTTTCTTATGAGGCGAAGGGGTTAAGACCCTTCGCCCGGTCGTGAGTTACTTGGCGAATTCAGCCAATGCGTGAATCGCTTTCAACTTGCTAACTTCTATTATTCCGAATAATCGCCCGTGTTGCTAATCACACGCTCTTTACCGTGTTGCGCGATGACCTGATGCAACCGGTCAATCTCGGCCGAGAGCACATCCAAGACCTCGTCGACCTGGTCGCACCGGTACCCCCTCAGAGCCAGGGAGAAACCCACCGCCTCGATGTCGGCGGGCTTGGGCTCGACGGGAAGCAACACCGGGGGAAGCGACGCCACGGGCTCCACAAGCCCCTGGATCGGAGCCCGCATCGACTCGTATCGCAGCCCGCCTCCATACATGCGGGCGCGCCGGGTTCCGACGCCCATCAAGACTGCCGCGCCCAGCAGCAAGATCGCCAAGACTAATAAAACGTAAACCAATACCCACTCCTCGTGAAGCCCACAATGCCCGCCGGACGCCGTCAGTCGGCCGCGGTAAACCCATTGGCGTGGGCGGATTCAATAACGATGCGCACCGCTTCGTTGACATCGTCGGTCAACTTGATCAGGTCGAGGTCGGCAACGGAGATCGCACCTTCCTCGGCTACCGTGTTTCGCAACCATTCAAGGAGCGGGCCCCAGTAATCGGTTCCCACCAGCACGATCGGGAACCCGGTGACCTTCTCGGTCTGCACCAGGGTCACGGCCTCGAACAGCTCGTCGAGCGTTCCGTACCCGCCCGGCAACACGATGAATCCCTGAGAGTACTTCACGAACATGGTCTTGCGGGCAAAGAAGTAGCGGAAGTTGATGCCGACATCGACCCACTCGTTCAGGCCCGTCTCAAACGGAAGCTCGATGCCCAGCCCGATGGAAACGCCGCCGCCCTCGCAGGCACCCTTGTTTGCGGCCTCCATGGCACCCGGCCCGCCACCTGTGATGACCGCTACGCCGGCCTGGGCAATCAGCGAACCGATCTTTTCCGCCTGCGCATAACGCGCCGAATCGCGCTTGGTGCGCGCCGATCCGAAGACGCTGATCGCCGGCCCGATGCCTGCAAGCGCCCCGAACCCCTCGACGAATTCACTCTGGATCCGCAGCACGCGCCACGGATCGGTGTGGGTGAAGTCCTGGTTTTCCCGGGAGTCCAATAGGTAGCGGTCCGACTGCGGGATGTCGGCCTGCGCCCGGCGCAATATCACGGAGCCCTTGCGGCGCGCCGGGTCGGGCAATGATGCGAAGTTCTTGGCTTGAGAGTTCTGGCGTGACATGTCACCCACTGTATCGGCAATCGCCGAATTCTCCGGTTGCCTTGCAATCAATTTAGGAAACGATTTGGCAAAGGCGCGCATGAGTGAATCATGATCCAGCTCACATCGGCTATTGTCGTCACATGAGCACTGATTCCCCCGCGAGTGGCGCTGGGTCGGCCACGACTCCGATCGTCAAGCTGACCGATGTCAACAAGCACTATGGCCAGCTGCACGTTCTGCAGAACATCAACCTCGAAGTCTCCAAGGGTGAGGTTGTCGTTGTCTTGGGGCCCTCCGGCTCCGGCAAGTCGACCTTGTGCCGCGCCATCAACCGCCTGGAAACCATCGATTCGGGCAGCATCGAAATCGACGGTCAGGTCTTGCCCGAAGAGGGAAAGATGCTGGCCAAGCTCCGCGCCGATGTCGGCATGGTCTTCCAGTCATTCAATCTCTTCGCCCACAAGTCCATTTTGGAGAATGTGACCCTTGGACCGATCAAGGTCAAGAACATGAAGAAGGCCGAGGCCAACAAGCTGGCCCTCTCCCTGCTCGAGCGCGTGGGCGTTGCCAACCAGAAGGACAAGCTTCCGGCACAGCTGTCAGGCGGCCAGCAGCAGCGCGTCGCCATCGCCCGCGCACTGGCGATGCGCCCGAAGGTGATGCTCTTTGACGAGCCGACCTCCGCACTTGACCCGGAAATGATCAACGAGGTCCTGGACACCATGGTCGGTCTGGCCAAGGAGGGCATGACGATGATCGTTGTCACCCACGAAATGGGCTTTGCACGCAAGGCCGCCGACCGGGTCATCTTCATGGCCGACGGACAAATCGTGGAGCAGGCAGCCCCGGAGCAGTTCTTCACCAACCCGCAGAGTGTCCGCGCCAAGGACTTCCTCGGCAAGCTCATCACCCACTAAAAAGATTCGCACCTTTTGAAGTAAACCGGACGGGAAAACCAGTCCCGTTCAGAAAATCAAGGAGAACCAATGCGCAAGACTCGCATCGCAGCAGTAGCCGCAATGGCCGCAGCGGCAGCACTGACCCTCAGCGCCTGTGGCGGAGGCGGCGGAGATGCCGCCAGCGACAAGATTAAGATAGGCATCAAGTTCGACCAGCCGGGTGTCGGCTACAAGGACGGCAACGAGTACAAGGGCTTCGACGTCGATGTCGCCAAATACGTCGCCAACGAGCTGGGCTACCCCGCGGACAAGATCGAGTTCATCTCGACCCCGTCGGCAAACCGCGAAACAGCCCTGCAGAACAAGCAGGTCGACATGATCTTCGCTTCGTACTCCATCACGGACAAGCGCAAGGAATCCGTCGCGTTCGCCGGACCGTA
It contains:
- a CDS encoding O-methyltransferase — translated: MNLDVYSSWSYAEAQATEDPVIERARERGRELGVESVSPATANLLTVLAATSKARNVVEIGSGVGVSGTSLLRGLGAHTALTTIDIDVDHLAAAREAFHESGFDSSRFRAIAGRAEAVLPRLTDAAYDMVFIDADKAHMSEYATQAIRLVKVGGMILMHDAFDHHRVAKPAIRQPSTVATRNAIRLLRSDERFTTTLIPSGLGLLVAARTM
- a CDS encoding DUF3117 domain-containing protein, producing the protein MAAMKPRTGDGPMEVTKEGRSLIMRVPIDGGGRLVVELNADEAAALRDCLVGVTE
- a CDS encoding DivIVA domain-containing protein, translating into MVYVLLVLAILLLGAAVLMGVGTRRARMYGGGLRYESMRAPIQGLVEPVASLPPVLLPVEPKPADIEAVGFSLALRGYRCDQVDEVLDVLSAEIDRLHQVIAQHGKERVISNTGDYSE
- a CDS encoding TIGR00730 family Rossman fold protein; protein product: MSRQNSQAKNFASLPDPARRKGSVILRRAQADIPQSDRYLLDSRENQDFTHTDPWRVLRIQSEFVEGFGALAGIGPAISVFGSARTKRDSARYAQAEKIGSLIAQAGVAVITGGGPGAMEAANKGACEGGGVSIGLGIELPFETGLNEWVDVGINFRYFFARKTMFVKYSQGFIVLPGGYGTLDELFEAVTLVQTEKVTGFPIVLVGTDYWGPLLEWLRNTVAEEGAISVADLDLIKLTDDVNEAVRIVIESAHANGFTAAD
- a CDS encoding amino acid ABC transporter ATP-binding protein, producing MVKLTDVNKHYGQLHVLQNINLEVSKGEVVVVLGPSGSGKSTLCRAINRLETIDSGSIEIDGQVLPEEGKMLAKLRADVGMVFQSFNLFAHKSILENVTLGPIKVKNMKKAEANKLALSLLERVGVANQKDKLPAQLSGGQQQRVAIARALAMRPKVMLFDEPTSALDPEMINEVLDTMVGLAKEGMTMIVVTHEMGFARKAADRVIFMADGQIVEQAAPEQFFTNPQSVRAKDFLGKLITH